In a genomic window of Diorhabda carinulata isolate Delta chromosome 8, icDioCari1.1, whole genome shotgun sequence:
- the LOC130897082 gene encoding protein mab-21-like has product MLVPADMLAAQSKMLYQINKYYGERVQTRMTTIAKTIREVCKVVQEVLKEVEVQEPRFISSLTECNGKYEGLEVISPIEFEVVLYLNQMGVFNFVDDGTLPGCAVLKLSDGRKRSMSLWVEFITASGYLSARKIRSRFQTLVAQACDKCSYRDSVKMIADTSEVKLRIRERYVVQITPAFKCSGVWPRSGSHWPSPHIPWPHPNLVAEVKTEGFDLLSKESVAAQGKQTSMEGDAWVLSFLEAENRLLQGGCRRRCLSILKTLRDRHLDLPGNPVASYHLKTLLLYECEKHPRESEWDESCIADRINGIFLQLISCLQCRRCPHYFLPNLDLFKGKSPSALENAAKQVWRLTREMLTNTRCLEKL; this is encoded by the coding sequence atgctGGTCCCGGCCGATATGCTGGCCGCCCAGTCCAAAATGCTctatcaaataaacaaatactatGGTGAACGAGTGCAAACTAGAATGACAACGATCGCAAAAACAATTAGGGAAGTATGTAAAGTAGTTCAAGAAGTTCTCAAAGAAGTGGAAGTGCAAGAACCCAGGTTTATATCTTCATTGACAGAATGTAATGGAAAGTATGAAGGTTTGGAGGTTATTTCGCCGATAGAATTCGAGGTGGTGctttatttaaatcaaatgGGTGTGTTTAATTTCGTCGATGACGGGACATTGCCGGGGTGTGCCGTATTGAAATTAAGCGACGGAAGGAAAAGATCAATGTCTTTATGGGTGGAATTCATTACGGCATCTGGATATTTGTCGGCGAGAAAAATACGGTCGAGATTTCAAACACTGGTTGCCCAAGCTTGTGATAAATGTTCCTATAGGGATAGTGTGAAAATGATTGCAGATACTTCGGAAGTAAAATTACGAATTCGTGAGAGATACGTAGTGCAAATTACACCTGCTTTTAAATGCTCCGGAGTTTGGCCTAGGTCTGGTTCACATTGGCCGTCACCACACATACCCTGGCCACATCCAAATCTTGTAGCAGAAGTTAAAACAGAAGGTTTTGATCTTTTAAGCAAAGAAAGTGTCGCGGCGCAAGGTAAGCAAACATCTATGGAAGGTGACGCGTGGGTTTTATCGTTTTTAGAAGCAGAAAATCGCCTTTTACAAGGAGGATGTAGGCGAAGATGCCTCAGTATTCTAAAAACACTCCGTGATCGACATTTAGATCTTCCTGGTAATCCCGTAGCCAGTTATCATTTGAAAACATTACTACTTTATGAATGCGAAAAACATCCAAGAGAAAGTGAATGGGATGAATCATGTATAGCAGACAGAATCAATGGCATATTTTTACAACTAATTTCATGTTTGCAATGTCGACGATGTCCCCATTATTTCCTACCTaatttagatttatttaaaGGGAAGTCACCGAGCGCTTTGGAAAATGCAGCGAAACAAGTGTGGAGGTTGACAAGAGAAATGTTAACAAATACTAGATGTTTGGAAAAATTATag